From the genome of Sulfitobacter sp. DSM 110093, one region includes:
- a CDS encoding ABC transporter permease, protein MDVMPKWAEVILVPLISLLLAALLSALVILAIGEDPIAAVTLMVKGALGSTYGWGYTLYYATNFIFTGLAVAVAFHARLFNIGGEGQAMLGGLGVAIAALYIPWPHWTLALIGAGVMAGLFGAVWAAIPGWLQAKRGSHVVITTIMFNFIAAALLNYVLVNVMRPPGSMDPASARFPEAVHLPTLHELLAPLGIAFSKSAPANISLLVAAAACIVVWLLIWRTRLGYEIRAYGHSQPAAKYAGISPVRITMVTMIISGALAGLMAINNVMGESERLVLNATEGAGFIGIAVALMGRSHPVGVFFAALLFGFLYQGGAELALWTSIPRELIVVIQALVILFTGALDNMVRMPLERLFLMFRRPGPPANSADSEPKPGPRSAQSESAE, encoded by the coding sequence ATGGACGTGATGCCGAAATGGGCCGAGGTGATCCTCGTGCCGCTGATCTCTTTGCTATTGGCCGCCCTGCTCTCGGCGCTGGTGATCCTTGCCATCGGCGAAGACCCGATTGCCGCCGTGACGCTGATGGTCAAAGGCGCGCTCGGCTCGACCTATGGCTGGGGTTATACGCTTTATTACGCGACCAACTTCATCTTCACCGGGCTTGCCGTTGCCGTGGCCTTTCACGCGCGGCTGTTCAACATCGGGGGCGAAGGTCAGGCGATGCTGGGCGGTTTGGGCGTCGCCATTGCCGCGCTCTATATCCCATGGCCGCACTGGACGCTGGCGCTGATCGGCGCAGGTGTCATGGCCGGGCTGTTCGGCGCCGTCTGGGCTGCGATCCCCGGCTGGCTGCAAGCCAAACGCGGCAGCCACGTCGTGATCACCACGATCATGTTCAACTTCATCGCCGCGGCGCTGCTTAACTATGTGTTGGTCAACGTCATGCGCCCGCCCGGCAGCATGGACCCAGCCAGCGCCCGCTTCCCCGAAGCGGTGCATCTACCGACGTTGCATGAACTGCTCGCCCCGCTTGGCATCGCCTTCTCGAAATCCGCGCCTGCCAATATCTCGCTGCTCGTCGCTGCTGCGGCCTGTATCGTGGTTTGGCTGCTGATCTGGCGCACGCGCCTTGGCTATGAAATTCGCGCCTATGGCCATTCGCAACCTGCCGCCAAATACGCGGGCATCTCGCCCGTGCGCATCACGATGGTCACGATGATCATCTCTGGCGCACTGGCGGGGCTAATGGCGATCAACAACGTCATGGGCGAAAGCGAGCGTCTGGTGCTGAACGCGACCGAAGGCGCAGGCTTCATCGGTATCGCCGTGGCGCTGATGGGTCGCTCGCATCCCGTGGGCGTCTTCTTCGCTGCCCTGCTCTTCGGTTTCCTTTACCAAGGCGGCGCCGAACTGGCGCTCTGGACCTCAATCCCGCGCGAATTGATCGTCGTGATCCAAGCGCTGGTGATCCTCTTTACCGGCGCGCTCGACAATATGGTGCGGATGCCGCTGGAGCGTCTTTTCCTGATGTTCCGCCGCCCCGGCCCCCCAGCCAATTCCGCTGACAGCGAGCCCAAGCCCGGCCCCCGCAGCGCCCAATCGGAGAGCGCGGAATGA
- a CDS encoding ABC transporter permease, giving the protein MDYITLIQLLDSTVRLATPLLLACLAGLFSERAGVFDIGLEGKMLAAAFFSAALASITGSVWIGLAAGIASSLALSAVHGLASITFRGNQLISGVAINFLAAGMTVLIAQDWFAQGGRTPSLFGGARFEPITLPFAEAMADVPFIGPFYEELISGHSILVYAAFLAVPLTWWILFRTRFGLRLRAVGENPAAVDTAGVSVVGLRYAAVAIAGLLCGVAGAYLSTALQAGFVKDMSAGRGFIALAALIFAKWRPWYALWATLLFGLFGALETRPDVIQSVIGIKVQGQILSALPYLMTVVILAGFVGKAIPPRAGGEPYVKER; this is encoded by the coding sequence ATGGACTATATCACGCTCATCCAATTGCTTGACAGCACTGTGCGGCTGGCCACGCCACTGCTTCTGGCCTGTCTTGCCGGTCTTTTCTCTGAACGCGCCGGGGTCTTCGACATCGGGCTTGAAGGCAAGATGCTGGCCGCGGCCTTCTTCTCGGCGGCGCTCGCCTCGATCACCGGCTCGGTCTGGATCGGACTCGCGGCAGGCATCGCCTCCTCGCTGGCGCTCAGCGCCGTGCATGGCCTCGCCTCGATCACCTTTCGCGGCAATCAGCTGATCTCCGGCGTGGCGATCAACTTCCTCGCTGCTGGCATGACCGTGCTGATCGCGCAGGACTGGTTTGCTCAAGGGGGCCGAACCCCGTCGCTCTTCGGCGGTGCCCGGTTCGAGCCGATCACCCTGCCCTTTGCCGAGGCCATGGCCGACGTGCCCTTCATCGGCCCCTTCTACGAAGAGCTGATCTCGGGCCATTCGATCCTTGTCTATGCCGCCTTCCTGGCCGTGCCGCTGACATGGTGGATCCTGTTCCGCACCCGCTTTGGCCTGCGGCTGCGCGCGGTGGGTGAAAACCCTGCTGCGGTGGACACCGCTGGCGTCTCGGTCGTCGGTCTGCGCTACGCTGCCGTCGCCATTGCTGGCCTGTTGTGTGGCGTCGCAGGGGCGTACCTCAGCACTGCGCTTCAGGCGGGCTTTGTCAAAGACATGTCGGCGGGTCGTGGCTTTATCGCGCTGGCTGCGTTGATCTTCGCCAAATGGCGGCCTTGGTACGCACTTTGGGCCACCCTGCTCTTTGGCCTATTCGGCGCGCTGGAAACCCGGCCTGACGTGATCCAATCAGTGATCGGCATCAAAGTTCAGGGCCAGATATTGAGCGCGCTGCCCTATCTGATGACCGTGGTGATCCTCGCGGGCTTCGTCGGCAAGGCGATCCCACCCCGCGCGGGCGGCGAGCCCTATGTAAAAGAACGCTGA
- a CDS encoding sulfite exporter TauE/SafE family protein, producing MQIYLPIAEVSVNAFLLLGLGGIVGILSGMFGVGGGFLITPLLFFVGIPPAVAVATSTNQIVASSFSALLAHLKRRTVDFRMGWVLLAGGLIGSGIGMFIFNYLKSLGQVDLLVTLCYVIFLGIIGGLMFFESLRAIRRTRKGGRVQRKKHYWVHGLPIKMRFRVSGLYISVIPPVLVGAAVGMLSAIMGVGGGFIMVPAMIYLLGMPTKVVIGTSLLQIIFVTGFTTMLHATTNQTVDIVLAVLLLVGGVLGAQVGTRIGVRMQAEQLRILLAVLVLAVCGKLALDLLLEPSELYSLSPVAAE from the coding sequence ATGCAAATCTACCTGCCCATCGCCGAGGTATCGGTTAACGCCTTCCTCCTTCTGGGGTTGGGCGGAATTGTGGGCATCCTATCGGGCATGTTTGGCGTCGGCGGTGGATTTTTGATCACGCCGCTGTTGTTCTTTGTCGGCATCCCCCCCGCCGTGGCCGTGGCCACCTCGACCAATCAAATCGTCGCCTCCTCCTTCTCGGCCCTGCTGGCGCACCTCAAACGGCGCACGGTGGATTTCCGAATGGGCTGGGTATTGCTGGCGGGCGGCCTCATCGGCTCCGGCATCGGCATGTTCATCTTTAACTACCTGAAATCGCTAGGTCAGGTCGATCTGCTGGTGACCCTTTGCTACGTGATTTTTCTGGGCATCATCGGCGGGCTGATGTTCTTTGAATCGCTCCGCGCGATCCGCCGCACCCGCAAGGGCGGGCGCGTGCAGCGCAAGAAACACTACTGGGTCCACGGCCTGCCAATTAAAATGCGTTTCCGTGTCTCTGGGCTTTATATTTCGGTGATCCCCCCGGTGCTTGTTGGCGCGGCGGTCGGGATGCTCTCTGCCATCATGGGCGTTGGCGGCGGTTTTATCATGGTGCCCGCGATGATCTATCTGCTCGGCATGCCCACCAAAGTGGTGATCGGCACCTCGCTGTTGCAGATCATTTTCGTGACCGGTTTCACCACCATGCTGCACGCCACCACCAACCAGACGGTCGACATCGTGCTGGCGGTGCTTTTGCTGGTCGGCGGGGTGTTAGGCGCGCAGGTTGGCACGCGGATCGGCGTACGGATGCAGGCCGAACAGTTGCGCATTTTGCTGGCGGTGCTGGTACTGGCGGTCTGCGGTAAGCTGGCGCTTGATCTGCTGCTGGAGCCGTCCGAGCTTTACTCCCTCAGCCCGGTGGCGGCAGAATGA
- a CDS encoding TIGR02186 family protein: MIRAVLAFAGLLLTAVTATAEEEIVLGLSQAEVSITTNFDGSEILVYGAVKRETPIPEGAPLEVVMTVSGPSTPIMVRRKERRFGIWVNVDAVEVDRAPSFYAVVTSGPLSEVLKRIEDLRHRISIPRAIRSVGAPMEIADPTQFTDALIRVRKDANLYQVIEDGVKVDEQTLFRAAVALPASLTEGAYDTRIFLTRGGDVVAQYETVIDVRKVGMERWLFNLAHEQAFIYGLLSLFIAISAGWGASAVFGLLRR, from the coding sequence ATGATCCGCGCAGTTCTCGCATTCGCTGGCCTGTTGCTCACGGCCGTCACCGCCACGGCGGAAGAAGAGATCGTGCTGGGCCTCAGCCAAGCCGAAGTCTCCATCACCACCAATTTCGACGGGTCCGAGATCCTCGTTTACGGCGCTGTCAAACGTGAAACGCCGATCCCCGAAGGCGCGCCGCTTGAAGTGGTCATGACGGTCTCTGGCCCCTCGACCCCGATCATGGTGCGGCGCAAGGAACGGCGCTTTGGCATTTGGGTGAACGTAGACGCGGTTGAGGTCGACCGCGCGCCGAGTTTCTATGCCGTGGTCACCTCTGGCCCGCTGTCCGAAGTGCTCAAACGCATCGAAGACCTGCGCCACCGCATTTCCATCCCCCGCGCCATCCGCTCTGTCGGTGCCCCGATGGAGATCGCGGACCCGACCCAGTTCACCGATGCGCTGATCCGCGTGCGCAAGGACGCCAACCTCTACCAAGTCATCGAAGATGGTGTGAAGGTTGACGAACAAACCCTCTTCCGCGCCGCCGTGGCCCTGCCTGCCTCGCTCACCGAAGGCGCCTATGACACGCGGATTTTCTTGACCCGTGGCGGCGATGTGGTGGCGCAATATGAGACGGTGATCGACGTGCGCAAAGTCGGGATGGAGCGGTGGCTGTTCAACCTCGCCCATGAGCAGGCGTTTATCTACGGGTTGCTATCGCTCTTTATCGCCATTTCTGCGGGCTGGGGCGCATCTGCCGTCTTCGGGTTGCTGCGCCGCTAA
- a CDS encoding AAA family ATPase — translation MTSTALTYSEDQAAAHDKVAEMLRSAGIDLDDSLLMPPAGGPDQVMAVTGKAGSGKTLLLAELYRALEAAGVDIVSGDYESRKKREKRTLAILAPTNKAASVLRLRGVPATTIHRILYTPVYHPEYERIAEWLTGNGEKPDIEGLSEVALDRAAAFFANNKSVPGALAAAGLRGSDFITGWKRREDPLDIGFVDESSMLDDKQFEDLKEIFPTLLLFGDPAQLAPVGQSGTMVFEKLPEKRVLNLNRIHRQQADNPILDLAHALADPQLEFHDFERMIEDAARKDDRVVWGQRVEVDLMARSPVLVWRNATRIRLINAFRAVHGAPEDALLAGEPLICDGIELPLKHRKKRLDLEARGLIKGAQVVYLGEGRKPGFSRLHVIGAEDPQVSAASIVKIEKPDEEEPFIPFAARMGATFLHGAAVTIHKAQGSQWENVQVFAPDLYAAARMGRSEAGQPLWKRLAYVAITRAQERLIWVVRNRLSKPSGPLRVDDLRAAPAAALTLEATEDGAA, via the coding sequence ATGACATCTACCGCGCTCACCTACTCCGAAGACCAAGCCGCCGCCCATGACAAGGTGGCCGAGATGCTGCGCTCTGCGGGCATTGATCTGGACGATTCATTGCTGATGCCGCCTGCGGGCGGGCCGGATCAGGTGATGGCGGTGACCGGCAAGGCCGGATCGGGCAAAACGCTGCTGCTGGCCGAGCTGTATCGTGCCTTGGAAGCGGCGGGCGTCGACATTGTGTCGGGTGATTACGAATCGCGCAAGAAGCGCGAGAAACGCACGTTGGCGATCCTCGCGCCGACCAATAAGGCGGCGAGCGTTTTGCGTCTGCGCGGGGTGCCTGCGACGACGATCCACCGCATTCTTTACACGCCGGTTTACCACCCCGAATACGAGCGCATCGCGGAATGGCTGACCGGGAATGGCGAAAAGCCCGACATCGAAGGGCTGAGCGAAGTCGCGCTTGACCGGGCAGCGGCGTTTTTCGCGAACAACAAATCCGTCCCCGGTGCACTGGCGGCGGCAGGCTTGCGGGGCAGTGATTTCATCACAGGATGGAAACGCCGCGAGGACCCGCTGGATATCGGCTTTGTCGACGAAAGCTCGATGCTGGACGACAAGCAGTTCGAGGACCTGAAAGAGATCTTCCCGACGCTGCTGCTGTTCGGCGATCCGGCGCAGCTCGCGCCAGTGGGCCAGTCGGGCACGATGGTGTTTGAAAAGTTGCCCGAAAAGCGGGTGTTGAACCTTAACCGGATCCACCGACAGCAAGCCGACAACCCGATCCTTGATCTGGCCCATGCGCTGGCCGACCCGCAGCTTGAGTTTCATGACTTTGAGCGGATGATCGAAGACGCGGCACGCAAAGACGACCGCGTGGTCTGGGGCCAGCGGGTTGAGGTTGATCTGATGGCGCGCAGCCCCGTGCTGGTCTGGCGCAACGCCACGCGCATTCGGTTGATCAACGCCTTTCGCGCCGTGCATGGCGCCCCCGAAGATGCGCTGTTGGCGGGTGAGCCGCTGATCTGCGACGGAATCGAACTGCCGCTGAAGCACCGCAAGAAACGCCTCGACCTAGAAGCGCGCGGCCTGATCAAAGGCGCGCAGGTGGTCTATCTGGGCGAGGGGCGCAAGCCGGGGTTCAGCCGGTTGCACGTCATCGGTGCCGAAGACCCGCAGGTAAGTGCGGCCTCGATCGTTAAAATCGAAAAGCCGGATGAGGAAGAACCCTTTATCCCCTTCGCCGCGCGGATGGGGGCGACGTTCTTGCATGGCGCGGCGGTGACGATCCACAAGGCGCAGGGCAGCCAGTGGGAGAACGTGCAGGTCTTTGCGCCCGACCTTTACGCGGCCGCGCGGATGGGGCGTTCTGAGGCCGGGCAACCGCTGTGGAAACGGCTGGCCTATGTCGCCATCACCCGCGCGCAGGAGCGGCTGATCTGGGTGGTGCGCAACCGCCTTAGCAAACCATCCGGCCCGCTGCGCGTGGACGATCTGCGTGCGGCCCCGGCAGCCGCGCTGACGCTTGAGGCGACCGAGGATGGCGCGGCTTAG
- a CDS encoding LuxR family transcriptional regulator: protein MRIKPHLEQIWERLAQADGQAALGQVSEALRDHYGISHVVYHWIDTAGGQYGCGTYGPLWSERYKNRNYLRIDPVVSGCYRRFEPVDWKDLDWSSSAARKFRCDALDHGLGNQGFSVPIRGPHGQFALFTTNHSCSDAVWADFAARHRRDLIWAAHCFNEKALALASDRRPGAVQALSPREVDAMTLLAVGYNRAQVAQRLSISEHTLRAYVESARFKLGASNTTHAVARALSRGLIVV from the coding sequence ATGAGGATAAAGCCGCATCTGGAACAGATTTGGGAAAGGTTGGCTCAGGCTGACGGGCAGGCCGCGCTTGGGCAGGTAAGCGAAGCGTTGCGCGACCACTATGGCATATCGCACGTTGTCTATCATTGGATCGACACGGCGGGCGGCCAGTATGGCTGCGGCACCTATGGGCCGCTTTGGTCAGAACGTTATAAGAACCGAAATTATCTGCGCATCGACCCGGTGGTCAGCGGCTGCTATCGCCGGTTTGAGCCAGTGGATTGGAAAGACCTTGATTGGTCCTCTAGCGCGGCGCGAAAGTTTCGCTGCGATGCGTTGGATCATGGGCTGGGCAATCAAGGGTTTTCGGTGCCCATTCGGGGGCCACATGGGCAATTCGCGCTCTTTACCACAAATCACAGTTGTTCGGACGCGGTTTGGGCCGATTTCGCCGCGCGACATCGCCGTGATCTGATCTGGGCGGCGCATTGTTTTAACGAAAAGGCGCTGGCACTGGCATCCGATCGGAGGCCGGGGGCGGTGCAGGCGCTATCGCCGCGTGAGGTGGACGCGATGACGTTGCTTGCCGTGGGCTATAACCGTGCGCAGGTTGCCCAACGGCTGTCGATCTCGGAACACACGCTTCGTGCCTATGTTGAAAGTGCGCGGTTCAAACTGGGCGCATCGAACACCACTCATGCCGTCGCGCGGGCGCTCAGCCGGGGATTGATCGTGGTTTGA
- the ccrA gene encoding crotonyl-CoA carboxylase/reductase produces the protein MALDTKHADYDAPQKDLYEVGEMPPMGHVPKQMYAWAIRRERHGDPDSAMLQEVVEVPELDSQDVLVLVMAAGINYNGVWAARGVPISPFDGHNQPYHIAGSDASGIVWAVGDKVTRWKVGDEVVIHCNQDDGDDEECNGGDPMYSPSQRIWGYETPDGSFSQFTRVQSQQLMPRPKHLTWEESACYTLTLATAYRMLFGHEPHDLKPGQNVLVWGASGGLGSYAIQLINTAGANAIGVISDESKRQFVMDLGAKGVLNRKDFKCWGQLPTVNTPEYKEWFTETRKFGKAIWDITGKGVNVDMVFEHPGEATFPVSTFVVKKGGMVVICAGTSGFNLTFDVRYMWMHQKRLQGSHFAHLKQASAANKLMMERRLDPCMSEVFSWADLPEAHMKMMRNEHKPGNMSVLVQAPTTGLRTLEDTVAARD, from the coding sequence ATGGCACTGGATACGAAACACGCCGATTACGACGCCCCGCAAAAGGACCTCTATGAAGTGGGGGAGATGCCCCCCATGGGTCATGTCCCGAAACAGATGTATGCTTGGGCCATTCGGCGCGAGCGTCATGGTGATCCGGACAGTGCGATGCTGCAAGAAGTCGTCGAAGTGCCGGAACTCGATAGCCAAGACGTGCTGGTTTTGGTGATGGCGGCAGGCATCAACTACAACGGTGTCTGGGCCGCACGCGGCGTGCCGATCAGCCCTTTTGACGGTCACAATCAACCTTACCACATCGCAGGTTCTGATGCGTCGGGCATCGTCTGGGCGGTGGGCGATAAGGTCACGCGCTGGAAGGTCGGCGATGAGGTGGTGATCCACTGCAACCAAGACGATGGCGACGACGAAGAATGCAACGGCGGCGACCCGATGTATTCCCCCAGCCAACGGATCTGGGGCTATGAGACGCCAGATGGGTCATTCTCGCAGTTCACCCGCGTTCAAAGCCAGCAACTTATGCCGCGCCCAAAACATCTGACATGGGAAGAAAGCGCCTGCTACACGCTGACGCTGGCCACCGCCTACCGGATGCTCTTCGGGCATGAGCCGCATGACCTCAAGCCCGGTCAGAACGTTCTGGTCTGGGGCGCGAGCGGTGGCTTGGGCTCTTACGCGATCCAGTTAATCAATACGGCGGGGGCCAATGCGATTGGCGTCATCTCGGACGAAAGCAAACGCCAGTTTGTAATGGATCTGGGGGCCAAGGGCGTATTGAACCGCAAGGATTTCAAATGCTGGGGCCAGCTGCCGACGGTGAACACACCCGAATATAAGGAATGGTTCACCGAGACTCGCAAGTTCGGCAAGGCGATCTGGGACATCACGGGCAAGGGCGTGAACGTCGACATGGTGTTTGAACACCCCGGCGAGGCGACCTTCCCTGTTTCGACTTTCGTGGTAAAAAAAGGCGGCATGGTCGTGATCTGCGCGGGCACCTCTGGCTTCAACCTGACGTTCGACGTGCGCTATATGTGGATGCACCAAAAGCGTTTGCAGGGCAGCCACTTTGCCCACCTGAAACAGGCGAGCGCGGCCAACAAACTGATGATGGAACGCCGCCTTGATCCCTGCATGTCCGAGGTCTTTAGCTGGGCCGATTTGCCCGAGGCGCATATGAAGATGATGCGCAATGAGCATAAACCGGGCAACATGTCCGTCTTGGTGCAGGCCCCCACGACCGGCCTGCGCACGCTGGAAGACACGGTGGCGGCCCGCGACTAA
- a CDS encoding 1-acyl-sn-glycerol-3-phosphate acyltransferase produces the protein MTQTVQLPLWLFILIVVFAAVTALSHFLLPSVRWFFRRRLERAVARLNKRLTRPIEPFKLARRHDMIQRLIYDPEVSQEIVNYARSNGVPENVAFQKARGYAHEIVPRFSTFAYFSFGIRLARLLANSVYRIETAASNEATFAALPRDATVVFIMNHRSNMDYMLVTYLAARSSALSYAVGEWARVWPLSTLIRSMGAYFIRRRSRGALYRKVLARYVQMATAGGVTQAFYPEGGLSLTGALQPPKVGLLSYVVEGFDPEGDRDIIFVPVAINYDRVLEDRVLIAAGQRGDRRFGARITVVVGFVLRKMWRRMRGHDTRFGTAAVTFGDPLSLRRTGAEVPVSELSEMLMDRIAQAMPVLTVPLIARVMLQENAPLSEADLLAKVNATLEQMPMRNRVPKPDVLPDRVARATARLKKRGVISESKNGLQIVAGQEPVLAFYANSIAHFARPDAASAAEIAAAAGS, from the coding sequence ATGACGCAGACCGTGCAATTGCCCCTTTGGCTGTTCATCCTCATCGTGGTTTTCGCAGCCGTCACGGCGCTGAGCCATTTTCTGCTGCCCTCGGTGCGCTGGTTCTTTCGCCGGCGGCTTGAACGGGCGGTGGCGCGGCTGAACAAGCGGCTAACGCGGCCGATTGAGCCGTTCAAACTGGCGCGGCGGCATGACATGATTCAGCGGCTGATCTATGACCCCGAAGTCAGCCAAGAGATCGTTAATTACGCGCGCAGCAATGGCGTACCTGAAAACGTCGCGTTTCAAAAAGCCCGCGGTTACGCACATGAGATCGTACCCCGTTTCTCGACATTTGCCTATTTCAGCTTTGGCATCCGTCTGGCGCGGCTTTTGGCCAATTCGGTGTACCGGATCGAAACGGCTGCCAGCAACGAGGCGACATTCGCCGCCCTGCCACGCGATGCGACGGTTGTGTTTATCATGAACCACCGCTCGAACATGGATTACATGTTGGTGACCTACCTCGCTGCGCGGTCTTCGGCGCTGAGCTATGCGGTGGGGGAATGGGCGCGGGTCTGGCCGTTGAGCACGCTGATCCGGTCTATGGGTGCGTATTTTATCCGGCGGCGTTCGCGCGGGGCGCTCTATCGTAAGGTATTGGCGCGTTATGTGCAGATGGCCACGGCGGGTGGGGTAACGCAGGCGTTTTATCCCGAAGGGGGGCTGAGCCTGACCGGGGCTTTGCAGCCGCCGAAGGTGGGGTTGCTGTCCTATGTGGTTGAAGGCTTTGACCCCGAGGGCGACCGCGACATCATCTTTGTGCCCGTCGCGATTAACTATGACCGCGTGCTGGAAGACCGGGTTCTGATCGCCGCCGGGCAGCGTGGCGACCGTCGCTTCGGTGCACGGATCACGGTGGTTGTGGGCTTTGTTCTGCGCAAGATGTGGCGGCGAATGCGGGGGCATGACACGCGGTTCGGAACCGCTGCGGTGACCTTTGGCGATCCGCTGTCGTTACGGCGTACGGGTGCGGAGGTGCCGGTCTCCGAGCTTTCCGAGATGCTGATGGACCGGATCGCGCAGGCGATGCCGGTGCTGACCGTACCGTTGATCGCGCGGGTGATGCTGCAAGAAAATGCACCGCTGTCTGAGGCTGATCTGCTGGCGAAAGTGAACGCGACGTTGGAGCAGATGCCAATGCGCAACCGTGTTCCAAAGCCTGATGTCCTGCCTGATCGGGTCGCCCGCGCCACAGCGCGGCTTAAGAAACGTGGCGTCATTTCCGAAAGTAAGAATGGCCTGCAAATAGTAGCGGGGCAGGAGCCGGTTCTGGCTTTCTATGCTAATTCTATTGCACATTTTGCGCGTCCCGATGCTGCGTCCGCGGCAGAAATTGCTGCGGCTGCTGGGTCATAA
- a CDS encoding protein meaA: MTQSQKDRPWLIRTYAGHSTAAASNALYRSNLERGQTGLSVAFDLPTQTGYDSDHVLSRGEVGKVGVPVNHLGDMRALFDGIPLEQMNTSMTINATAPWLLALYIAVAEEQGADVTALQGTVQNDLIKEYLSRGTYICPPAPSLRMIADVAEYCYTNVPKWNPMNVCSYHLQEAGATPEQELAFALATATAVLDALKPRVPAEDFPQLVGRISFFVNAGIRFVTEMCKMRAFVDLWDEICRERYGVEDPKFRRFRYGVQVNSLGLTEQQPENNVYRILIEMLAVTLSKKARARAVQLPAWNEALGLPRPWDQQWSMRMQQIMAHETDLLEFDDLFDGNPAVDAKVELLKQGARAELANLDGMGGAISAIDYMKGRLVESNADRLRRIESGETVVVGVNKWQQGAPSPLMTGAGDIMQSDPGAEADQLSRLEAWRADRNDDAVKKALADLRLAAEKGENIMPASIAAAKAGVTTGEWAAQMRAVHGEYRGPTGVSAGQSNKTEGLDDLRDAVDAVSDRLGRRLKFLVGKPGLDGHSNGAEQIAVRARDCGMDISYEGIRLTPAEIVEAAKAEDAHVVGLSILSGSHVPLVEELMKRMAEAGLNHVPVIVGGIIPEADATRLRAAGVAQVYTPKDFELNVIMHDIITLADPAAVAAE, from the coding sequence ATGACCCAATCGCAGAAAGACCGCCCCTGGCTCATTCGCACCTATGCGGGCCATTCCACCGCCGCCGCCTCCAACGCGCTTTACCGCTCGAACCTAGAGCGCGGCCAGACCGGCCTCTCGGTCGCTTTCGATCTGCCGACTCAGACCGGCTATGACAGCGACCACGTCTTGAGCCGCGGAGAAGTGGGCAAGGTCGGCGTGCCGGTAAACCACCTCGGCGACATGCGCGCGCTGTTCGACGGCATTCCGCTTGAGCAGATGAACACCTCAATGACGATCAACGCAACGGCCCCGTGGCTGCTGGCGCTTTATATCGCCGTGGCCGAGGAGCAGGGCGCGGATGTGACCGCGCTGCAGGGCACGGTGCAAAACGATCTGATCAAGGAATACCTGAGCCGCGGCACCTATATCTGCCCGCCCGCGCCTTCTCTGCGGATGATCGCGGATGTGGCCGAATACTGCTATACCAATGTGCCAAAATGGAACCCGATGAACGTCTGTTCCTACCACCTGCAAGAGGCCGGGGCGACGCCTGAACAGGAATTGGCCTTTGCGCTGGCCACTGCGACAGCCGTGTTGGATGCGCTGAAACCCCGTGTCCCCGCGGAAGATTTCCCGCAATTGGTGGGCCGTATTTCCTTTTTCGTGAACGCAGGCATCCGCTTTGTCACCGAAATGTGCAAAATGCGTGCCTTCGTAGACCTTTGGGATGAAATCTGCCGTGAGCGCTATGGCGTTGAGGACCCGAAATTCCGGCGTTTCCGCTATGGGGTGCAGGTCAATTCACTGGGGCTGACCGAACAACAACCCGAGAATAACGTCTACCGTATTCTCATTGAAATGCTGGCTGTGACCCTGTCGAAAAAAGCCCGTGCCCGCGCTGTGCAATTGCCCGCATGGAACGAAGCGCTCGGCCTACCCCGCCCATGGGACCAACAATGGTCAATGCGGATGCAGCAAATTATGGCCCATGAAACCGACCTTTTGGAATTCGACGATCTTTTCGACGGCAACCCAGCGGTCGACGCCAAAGTCGAATTGCTCAAACAAGGCGCGCGCGCGGAATTGGCGAATTTGGACGGGATGGGCGGTGCTATTTCCGCGATTGATTACATGAAGGGTCGTTTGGTCGAAAGTAACGCCGACCGTCTGCGCCGAATTGAAAGCGGCGAAACCGTGGTTGTCGGAGTAAACAAATGGCAACAAGGCGCGCCCTCTCCGCTGATGACGGGCGCGGGCGATATCATGCAATCCGATCCGGGGGCAGAAGCCGATCAACTTTCCCGGCTTGAAGCATGGCGCGCGGACCGCAATGACGATGCAGTGAAAAAGGCGCTGGCCGATCTGCGCCTCGCGGCTGAGAAGGGTGAAAACATCATGCCCGCCTCAATCGCCGCCGCAAAGGCTGGCGTAACCACCGGTGAATGGGCCGCTCAGATGCGCGCGGTACATGGGGAATATCGTGGCCCCACAGGGGTTTCCGCGGGCCAATCGAACAAGACCGAAGGGTTGGATGATCTGCGTGATGCAGTAGATGCGGTGAGTGACCGTCTGGGCCGCAGGCTCAAGTTCCTCGTCGGCAAACCGGGGCTTGATGGCCACTCTAACGGGGCCGAACAGATCGCCGTTCGCGCCCGCGATTGCGGCATGGACATCAGCTATGAAGGCATCCGCCTGACCCCTGCCGAAATCGTCGAGGCCGCAAAAGCGGAAGACGCCCATGTTGTCGGCCTGTCGATCCTTTCGGGATCTCATGTGCCACTTGTCGAAGAACTTATGAAACGCATGGCAGAGGCCGGGTTGAACCATGTCCCGGTAATTGTCGGCGGTATTATTCCAGAAGCCGACGCAACCCGTCTGCGGGCCGCCGGGGTAGCGCAGGTATATACGCCTAAAGACTTCGAATTGAACGTGATTATGCATGATATCATTACGCTCGCCGACCCTGCTGCCGTAGCCGCCGAGTAG